CAACCCTTCCAGGTTGTTATGGCCGCGGGCGTCCACTTCGTAAAGGATCTCGGGCTCGACCAGCTTGATTTCGTTTACGACGGGGGCGAATCGCAGCAGGGAGAGGAAATCGATGGAGAGGGCCAACTCGCGCAGCTTGATGACCGGATCCTTGGAGAAGCCGGGGGCATTGGCCACGTTGACTTCGGTGACCGAGAGCTTCAGGTTGGGGAAGACGCGGATGGATACGTCCTCCACGCTCACGTCGCGGTTCAGCGCCTCCGAGCCGTGCTTATGCACCAGTTCCTTGATCTTGGCCGGGGGGAAGGCGATCTTGATGGCGAAATACGCCGCCAAACTGAGGACGACCACCAGGACCAGGCCTGCGAGGATGATGCGTTTGAGGACCTTCATGCCTGGGCTCCTGGTAGGTGGGATTCAACGGCAAATCTAGCTTTATCCGCCCTGAAATGAAAAAACGCCGCCCTTGCGGGGCGGCGTCTCGCATCGATCGGAGAGGGATGCTTAGATGGTATTGACTTGCAGCAGGACCGAGCCGGCAGCGGCCTTATCCGTTCCGGTGATCGAAGACATCGTTACCAGGGCCAACTTGCCGCCGGTCGACATCACCAGGAACATGTCGCCCTGGGCCACGGTGGAACCGTGGATCTTGGTTCCGGCGGTGAAAGCCGCCTTGGCCGCTTCCTGATCGGCGGGCTTGGTGGTCACCTTGACCATGTCCACGTCCTGGATCTTGGTCACATCGTAGCTGTTGGTCAGGTTGATGTTGTTGGCGACGCCCGAGGCCCGCGCCATGACGGCGTCTTCCAAATGGAACGCTCCGCCGTAGAACAGGAATACGAGGTCGATCGTCGACTGGGCGGCGTTCGCCTGGGCCGAGGTCAAGGCGGTGCCCGCATCGATATCGATGGCGGAACCGTAAGTCGCATGACCCTGGGCGCCAATGGTCACGGAGGTGCCCGTGGGAAGCGCGGTGTGATGCGAGGTATCGGTCTTGGTGGTATCCTTGTTGTCATTGGTCAAGCAGCCGGTGACCGACAGCGAACTCGCCAGCATCATCGCACCGACGAACATGCCGCCAAGCGTAACCTTCTTCACATTTGCCCAAAACTTCATGCATTGCTCCTTAAGTTGTCCGGTGGATTGCGGATCAACCGGCATAGTATCGCAAAATTAAATAAGAATTCCAGGAGTAGCTAATAAAATCTGACTGAATAAGACTAATTCTTAGTTACCAAACGGGTGGTTTGGGTGGATTCGCTTACTTGGATTCCAATGCCCGGATACGATCGCGTAGGTGGGCCGCCTTTTCGTATTCGAGATTGGCCGCGGCCTCCCGCATTTGCTTGCGAAGCGCTTCCACCTCGGCGGGCAAGGCCTTTTGCGGCTTGCCCTTGGCGTCGGCCTCGTAGGCGGCTTCCTCTTCCGCGACCAGTAAAGCCTTCAGATCAACCGAATAATCCGCATCCGGAACCAATTGCAGGTGCTTGTGGATCTCGCGCTGGACGCTGCGAGGGACCATGCCCGTCCGCGCGTTGGACTCCGCCTGCTTCCGTCGGCGGTTCTCCGTCTCGGTGATGGCGTAACTCATGCTATCTGTCATTTTGTCAGCATACAACAGCACCCTGCCGTTCAGATTACGCGCCGCCCGCCCAATGGTCTGGATCAAGGAGCGATTGGAACGCAAAAAGCCTTCCTTATCGGCATCGAGGATGACCACCAAGGAAACCTCGGGCAAATCCAACCCCTCGCGCAAGAGATTGATCCCAACCAGGATATCGATGGCTCCTTCGCGCAACTCCTTCACGATTTCGCTGCGGGTCAAGGTGTCCGTATCCGAATGCATGTAGCGCACCTTCAGCCCCGCCTGAAGCATGTAGTCCGTCAAGTCCTCGGCGCTGCGCTTGGTCAAGGTGGTAACCAAGGTCCGCTCGCCCCGCCGGGTGCGGATGGCGATCTCGTTGAGGATATCGTCGATCTGGCCCTTGGTCGGCCGTACCTCGATTTCCGGATCGAGCAACCCCGTGGGCCGGATGATTTGTTCCACCACTTCGCCGCCCGTCTTCCGCAATTCATAATCGGCGGGCGTGGCCGATACGAACAAGGTCGCCGGCATCTTGGCCTCGAACTCATGGAACTTCAAAGGCCGGTTGTCCAGGGCGCAAGGCAGTCGGAACCCGTAATTGACCAGGTTTTCCTTACGCGAACGATCGCCGTTGTACATGGCGCCGATTTGGGGAATGCTCACGTGGGACTCATCGATGATGAGCAGGTAATCGTCCCCGAAGAAATCGATCAAGGTCGAGGGCGGCGAGCCCACGGCCCGGTTCTCGATGATGCGCGAATAGTTCTCGACGCCCGGGCAATGCCCCACCTCTTTCAGCATCTCCATATCGTACATCGTTCTCTGATTCAGGCGCTGGGCCTCCAGGAGCTTGTTCTCCGCCGTGAACTTCTTCAGGGTTTCGTCCAACTCGTGACGGATGTCGCGCAGCACGCGGTCCATGCCCTGCTCGCTGGTCACGTAGTGCCGGGCCGGATACACCAACACCTTGTCCAGCTGGGCCTCTTCTTCGCCGGTGATCAGGTTGATGCGCCGGATCTTCTCCACCTCGTCCCCGAAGAATTCGAAGCGGTAGGCGAAATCGTCGTAGGCGGGATGCACTTCCACCACGTCCCCGCGCACCCGGAAGGTTCCGCGCCGGAAATCGAAATCGTTGCGCCCGTAGTAGATGTCCACGAACTTGCGCAACAATTCGTTACGCTCGATGGTGTCCCCCACCTTCACCTCGACCATGGTTTTCTTGTACTCGGTAGGCGATCCCAGGCCGTAAATGCAAGAGACCGAAGCCACCACCACCACGTCCTGGCGCGACATGAGGGACATGGTCGCCCGCAAGCGCAGCTTGTCGATCTCGTCGTTCTGGCTGGAATCCTTCTCGATATAGGTATCGCTGGAAACCACGTAAGCCTCGGGCTGGTAGTAATCGTAGTAGCTGACGAAATACTCCACCGCGTTCTTCGGGAAGAAGGACTTGAATTCCTGGTACAACTGGGCGGCGAGGGTTTTGTTATGCGAAATGATCAAAGTGGGCTTGCCAATGTTCTGGATGACATTGGCCATGGTGAAGGTCTTGCCCGATCCCGTGACCCCCATCAGGGTCTGGTATTTCTCCCCCGATCGGAAGGCGCGGGTGATTTGTTCGATGGCCTGGGGCTGGTCGCCGGCGGGTTTGAACGGGGATTCGAGTTTGAAGAGGGACATGGGTATCAATATACGTTTCGGGTCCGCCGGGAAATGTCAGCAGGGCGCGTCGGGCCGGGGGCGGGGCTTTCTTTTCGCGCGCTGGATTGGGGCGACCGCAGGTTGTGCGGTCCGCGGGCGGGCCCGGACCGGGAGCGCGCCTTGGACTCGGCCCGGACGTCCCCGGGGCTCCGTGCCGCCTCGGATGCTCGCTCGGCGATAATTGGGTCTGTTCACGGGCTGGAGAAGGTTACGCCCGCGCAACCAAGGTATCGGTCTCTCGCCGGCTGGCGCGGGCTTTCGATTCCCTGGATCAGAATCCTTCTCCAGCCCGTGTGCGCTCGCAACTCGGCGGCCCGGAGCCCCGGGGCCGCCCTCTCCGTGGCCGGGCGCGATCCCGGCCCGGACCCGACCGCTCTTCGCGGCCTGAGGCGTGCCGGGGATCCGATCGGGATCGTTCTTCCTCCCCGCGGAAAGTTGCTGGCGCAGATGACCGGACATCGATGGGGGGCGGAGCTGGCCGGGACGGGGGGTCCGGCGCGGCGAGTTAAAGCGGAAGATGGTCAGGGGAAGCGCGCTGGACTAAGGGAATTGCTGGCCCGCGGCAGCCGGCGAGAGACCGGCAGATTGGTTCCGCGGGCGTCCCCTTCCCCTGGCCATCAGGCGATTCGGAGCACCGGCTAGCTTTAGTCGAGCCTCGCCGGACCCACCGGCACGGCCAGACCCACCTCAAATGTTCAGGGAATCTGCGCCAGCAACCGAGTCGCGTCGAAGGACTCGCGGCTCTCGGGATAGGCCTTCACCAGCTTTTGCGCGGTGGCCTTTTCCTTTTCGGTATTCTTCAGTTCGCGGTAGCAGAGAGTCAGCTTCCACAAGGCGTTGGGCACCGAGGGCGCCAAATCGACTTTCTCGTGGCCGGCCACCTTCTCTTCGGGATTCCCGGTCCGCTTGCCGAATTGGGAGACCAGCTTCTCGAGGGTCTCCGTGGCCAGGGCGTAATTCTTGTTTTGGATGTAGCAGGAAGCCAGGCCGTGCAAAGCGCCGGAGGAAACCAGGGGCTGATCCGTATTGCCGCCATCGATTTGCGAGAAGGACTTGATGGCGTCATCGTACTTGGCTTTGGCGTATTGGACCTGGCCCAGCATCAGATTGGCCTTGTCCTGAACCAAGCGCGAGTGGCTGGCTTTCACGAAGGCGTTGAGGAAGCTTTCCGTCGAATCGTACTTGTCCTCGCTGAAGTAAATGTAGGCCTTACCCAGCTCCTTGTTTTCTTTCGCTTGGGATTGCAGGCGATCGCCGTTCCACCATACCCCGACGGCGATGACGACCGCGATGGCCAAGAGGAGGTAGGAGGTTTGCTTGCCGAAGCGGGGCCAGAAAACGTCGAGGAACCATTCGACCAAACCGGCTTCCTTATCCGGTGCCTTGGCTGCCTGGTCTTGCTTGAAAAGGTTCATTCCATCCTCATGTCGACGCTGTGGCGGGGACCGTAGCCCCTTCGAAAAACGGCCCCGAAAGCTAGCTATCCCCCCCTGCCCGGTCAACCGTCCGCCAGATATCCTCGCGATCCCTGGAACGCAAACGGCACGATCCGGGCGGCAAGCGGTTCGGGTATCGAAGGACCTTCGGGTGCCGGTGTGGTATAATCGGCTTGGCCGAAACCGAAAGGGCCAACCGACATGGCCTCCCAGGAAACCGAAGACTCGCAAAATCCCGACCTCTTGTACAAGGAGCTGACCTTGAGCTCCCTGGTCCATGAGGTAACCCGGGTCATGCATTCCGCGGCCACTTTGGATCAAGCCATGCAGGCGTTCCTCCTGGGCGCCGCGGAGTTGACCGGGGCCGAAAGGATGGCCCTCCTCACGTTCAAGGACGGCGAGGCCCGTCTGACTCCGGCCCATGATCTCGGGCTTTCGCCGGAAGTGAAAGCCATCCTCCAAGCAGCCCCTTCCGTAGGACCTGTGAAGGAAGTCCTGATCTCGCAACGGCACCTGCTGGTGGAAGAGGTGCTTCCCGGGGATCCCTTCCTTCCGACCGGGACGGAGCGCTACTTGCTGCTTCCCCTCACCACCCGCATCGCCGAGATCGAGCCCGGCGGGCCCAGTTGCATGTTGCCGGTGGGAGTGCTGTGGCTGGATGCGACGCTTCCCGGTCCCGAACTTACCGGCCAGTCGATTTCCCACCTCTCCGCCTTGTCCCAGCAAGCCAGCCTCATGCTGGAAACCTGGCGCGCCCAGCGCGAACTGGCATCCGCCAACGTCGAACTTAAGCAAGCGAACTTGAAGCTCAACGAGGCGTACGCGGCCTTGAGCCAAGCCCAGAAAATCATCGAGAAGGATTTGGATCGGGCCCGCTCCATCCAGAACAACCTGCTCCCGGCGGCCTTTCCGGAACATCTGCTCAAGCGCGTAGCCTCCCGGTATATTCCCGCGGGCATGGTTGGCGGCGACTATTACGATTGCTTCGAGCTGCCGGGAAACCGGTTGGGGGTGGTGGTGGCCGACGTTTCCGGCCACGGCATCGGGGCGGCGCTGGTGATGTCGATGTTCAAGGCCCTGCTGCGCTCCTTTTCGGAGAATGACCCATCGCCTTGTTCGGTGCTGAACCGCATCAACGCCACCTTCATGACCCAAAGCCTGGGGGCGGCGCAATTCGTCACCGCTTATTACGGGATCTTCGACAAGGCCGTGCGGAGCTACGTCTATTGCAATGCCGGCCACGTCGCGCAACTGCTCCGCCATGAATCCCCGATCGAATCCCGCGCGGAGCTCTTGGAGATGCCCTCCCAGGGCCTGGTGCTGGGCATGTTCGACAATACCTTCCTCACCGACGCCGTCCTTTTGCTGCCGGGCGATGCCCGCCTATTCCTTTTCACCGACGGCATCACGGAAGCGCACGGGACGACCGGCAAGATGTTCGGGGTGGAACCGGTCAAACAGCTGGCAATGGACTCCGCGGCCGAATCGCCCGCGGGAGTGGTCGACGCGCTGATGCGCGCCCGTTGCGATTTCCTGGGCGGCTCGATCCAGGCCACCGGAGAATTGGCGGACGACGCCACCCTTGTTATCATAGACCTGTGAACGCCGCCCCGGGCTTGCTCCACCCCTTTCCGGAATGGGACGACCGTCTCGCCGCCGCGTTCACCACCCGCGACCTCCCTCCCGGCGCGCAACCCCTCGATGCCTATGACCGGCTCAACCTCGGATTCCGTTCCGGCGGCGATGCGGATCGTACGGCAGGGAATTGGAAAGAGGTCCTGGCGGCCTGCCGCCTGGAAGGCCTCCCCTTGGTCCTCCCCCGCATGATCCATGGCGATGCCTGGGCCGATGCCGACGTTCTGATGGATCCGACTCCGCCGTTCCATGCGGATCCGAACCGACCCTTTAATAGCGACGAGGGGAATCCGCCTTCCCGTCCCGGTTTCGCCGCCTGGGAGCCCGAAGGATGCGATGCCCTGGCCGCCGGCGTTCGCGGGCGGGTGCTCGCCGTGACCATGGCCGATTGCCTCACCGCCCTGGTATGGGATCCGGAATCCGCCACCATCGCGGCCGTGCATGCGGGCTGGCGCGGAACGCGGGCGCGCATCCTGCATAAGCTTCTGCGTTCCCTTACCCAAGCGGGGCGCCTGAAGCCGGCCAGCACCTGGGTCGCATTCGGCCCTTGCTTACGGCCCCAATCCCTGGTCGTCGGTCCGGAAGTGGCGGCGCAACTCGATCCCCGCTTCCTCTTCCCCCATGCCGGCCAAGTCCATTTCGACATGCCGGCGGACAATCGGGCGCAAGCGCTGGAAAGCGGAATCGCCCCGGAACATATCCGCGATCTGGGCGGCGATACCCTTTCCGAACCCGGCCGGTACTTCTCGTACCGGCGCGACGGGGCCGCATCGGGACGCCTAGCCGCCTTCATTTGCCTCCGCTGAAAGACGCTTGCCGAAGCGGTATCCGTTGCAAACGATCCCCCAATTACTTATCCTATCGGCTTCGGCCGGCGCCGGATAGGCGCGGTCCCTATTACCCGGAGGAATCATGAAAGCAGCGTGGATTAAATCCCTGGCCCTGGCCGCCGTGGCGGTCGGCTATTCCCATGCCATCTTCGGCATCGGCGGGCAATGGGCCCCGGCACCGGGGCTCGAGGTCAAAGGCAGCTCCGGTACGTTGGTCGGATCGGGCGCGAACGCCATCACCCTCTCCCAGGCCAAGGTCTCGGGGCTGAACGGCTTCGGCGTCAAGCTGTGGATAGACGCGCTGCCCTTAATCGACATCGAAGCCGGTAGTAACGTGCAATGGGGCCTGTACGACGTGACAGTCGCCCAGGGAAATAATTCGCAGAAGCTGACCTTCGACCTGGGCGTTCCCACGGTGGACAAGCCCGGTTTCGCCCGCATCGTCAGCGACGTGACCGTACTCTACCCCTTCCTCAAGCTGCCGCCCCTGGTGCCGGTCAGCATCGTGAAAGTCTACGCCGGCGCCGGCCTTTCCCATGTCATCGCGACCGAGGTCCTGAACCAGAAGTTCGCCGCGAAAGCGGTGGACAAGGCCACGAATTCCGGCGTTGATCCTTCCGCGGCGGATACCCCGGACAAGGTCGCCAAGGTCCTCGTCAACGCCATCAAGGACGAAGGCCTCAAGAGCGGCATCGGATTCCATCTGGAGGCGGGCGCCAAGGCCAAGATCCCGATCATCCCCATCGCCGTCTTCGCCGATATCAAATACCACTTCCTGAGCGCCATGCCCTCGGGCGTGGACGCGAACAGCATGACCTTCGAGTTGGGCGGCGCGCTGGCCTTCTAAGCGGCCCGTACGCCTGGAACGGAAAAGCCGGGGGCCCAGCGCTCCCGGCTTTTTTTTGGCCGGTAAGGAATCGAAGATTGCCTAGGGGCGGGGCGGCCCTAACGGGCCGGGGCCGGAAGTTCTATGGGCCGCGCCATCAACACGTGGCGCGGCAGCATGTTGGACTTGCCCTTCACCTTCACGGCGCGGATGATTTCGTCGAGCATTTCCTGGGTGCAAAGGCTGCGGCCGGTCTGGCGCGGTGTCTTGCCCCAGAGGCTCACGCGCGGCTGTTCGTTCCAGATACTCTCCAGAACCCATTCCAGCTCGGGAACGGCTATGGTAGCGCCGGCCAAGTCCTGCACGATGCGTGAAAGCAAGCTGGGGCTCAGTTCCCAATCATGCAGCAGGGCCGGGAAGGACCACGACTCTTCCAGCTCCTTGTCCAGATACTCCTCCCAACGCACCAGGGCCTGGAGGTAGTTCTCGCTGGGGATGGGCATGTCCACGCAGAAATCCATCCAATGGGCGTGGGACCACAATTTCTTCTCCAAGGTACAGGCGGAAAGGCCGTTGGGGCAAAGCCGCAGGCAAGTCAGGGCGCGCGCGCGGAGTTCATTGCCCGTGAAATAGGTCGGGGCGGCGAGCAGAACCGCTTCGGGCACGTTCACGTTGATGGAACGCAACGGGGCGCGATGCACCTGCATGAAGCACGCGTCCTTGTTCGGCTTGGCCGGCGCCGTCCACCAGGAAAGATAGTCGTTAGGGCTGTAGAGTATCTCGCGTCCGGTCCCCAGGTCCCGGCCATAGAAGCGCACGCGATCCTCGTGCATGCCCATGAACTCCACCAGCGCGGTCTCCGCCTCGCCCAAGCGCAAGGCCAGGACCTCTTCGAGCTGGGTCGGGAAGTCGGTCTCCTTCATGTAGATCTCGTAGACGCTTCCCTCGGGCTGCGCCGTCTCATGCAGGAAATAGGACATGAAGCGCCCGAAGGTGGATGGGTAATCGTTGGCCGGATAGGACCAATGATAGCCGCGGCTCTCCAGGGGTCCGAGGAAGGTTCCCCGGTGCTTTTTTTCCTCGAACCGCTCGGGCTGGGAAAGGGCGAAAGTGCAAACCTTCTGCCATTCCAGGCCCAACAGGTTCGCTTGCTGGGAGACGGGGAATTTGTACTTGCGCTTCACGTATGGCACCCTCGACCCGAGGCCTTGCGCTCCAAGCGCCGCCGGGGTCAGACACAGGGTACGGGGTGGGCGCGGAGGGCGTAAAGACCGGGATTGAGGTTGGGCCGCGAAGCTCAAATACCGAAAGGGATGGGGATTCCTCGGGACAGGGCGACTAATCCGTTATATTATGCCCAAATGCGGGGAAGCCTGAGCCGATCGCAACTCTTCGCCACCTGCCTGCTTCTCGGCCTACCGGGTTGCCTGGTTCCGAATGGTCCTTTGGCCGCCTCGGTTTCCGATATCAAACCGGGCGAATGGTTCGAAGTCCCGGATTCCAAATTGGAAAAGGTCGTGCCCGCCGTCGTGCCGGAAGGGAGTTGGAACGGGTTCCAGGCCATCATGCAATCCTGGAGCGGGGGCGCGCTGGACTCTAAGCGGGAAAGGCTTATCGTTTGGGGAGGGGGCCACCACGACTATTCCGGCAATGAAATCTACGCCTTCGATCTGAACAAGCTGGCCTGGTCCAGGCTTACCGATCCCAGCCAGGACGTGGGCGGGGATGAATCGACGGGGGAGTATCCGGACGGCAAGCCGCGTTCCCGGCATACCTACAACTACATCCA
The Fibrobacterota bacterium genome window above contains:
- the uvrB gene encoding excinuclease ABC subunit UvrB, with product MSLFKLESPFKPAGDQPQAIEQITRAFRSGEKYQTLMGVTGSGKTFTMANVIQNIGKPTLIISHNKTLAAQLYQEFKSFFPKNAVEYFVSYYDYYQPEAYVVSSDTYIEKDSSQNDEIDKLRLRATMSLMSRQDVVVVASVSCIYGLGSPTEYKKTMVEVKVGDTIERNELLRKFVDIYYGRNDFDFRRGTFRVRGDVVEVHPAYDDFAYRFEFFGDEVEKIRRINLITGEEEAQLDKVLVYPARHYVTSEQGMDRVLRDIRHELDETLKKFTAENKLLEAQRLNQRTMYDMEMLKEVGHCPGVENYSRIIENRAVGSPPSTLIDFFGDDYLLIIDESHVSIPQIGAMYNGDRSRKENLVNYGFRLPCALDNRPLKFHEFEAKMPATLFVSATPADYELRKTGGEVVEQIIRPTGLLDPEIEVRPTKGQIDDILNEIAIRTRRGERTLVTTLTKRSAEDLTDYMLQAGLKVRYMHSDTDTLTRSEIVKELREGAIDILVGINLLREGLDLPEVSLVVILDADKEGFLRSNRSLIQTIGRAARNLNGRVLLYADKMTDSMSYAITETENRRRKQAESNARTGMVPRSVQREIHKHLQLVPDADYSVDLKALLVAEEEAAYEADAKGKPQKALPAEVEALRKQMREAAANLEYEKAAHLRDRIRALESK
- a CDS encoding tetratricopeptide repeat protein — translated: MNLFKQDQAAKAPDKEAGLVEWFLDVFWPRFGKQTSYLLLAIAVVIAVGVWWNGDRLQSQAKENKELGKAYIYFSEDKYDSTESFLNAFVKASHSRLVQDKANLMLGQVQYAKAKYDDAIKSFSQIDGGNTDQPLVSSGALHGLASCYIQNKNYALATETLEKLVSQFGKRTGNPEEKVAGHEKVDLAPSVPNALWKLTLCYRELKNTEKEKATAQKLVKAYPESRESFDATRLLAQIP
- a CDS encoding PP2C family protein-serine/threonine phosphatase — its product is MASQETEDSQNPDLLYKELTLSSLVHEVTRVMHSAATLDQAMQAFLLGAAELTGAERMALLTFKDGEARLTPAHDLGLSPEVKAILQAAPSVGPVKEVLISQRHLLVEEVLPGDPFLPTGTERYLLLPLTTRIAEIEPGGPSCMLPVGVLWLDATLPGPELTGQSISHLSALSQQASLMLETWRAQRELASANVELKQANLKLNEAYAALSQAQKIIEKDLDRARSIQNNLLPAAFPEHLLKRVASRYIPAGMVGGDYYDCFELPGNRLGVVVADVSGHGIGAALVMSMFKALLRSFSENDPSPCSVLNRINATFMTQSLGAAQFVTAYYGIFDKAVRSYVYCNAGHVAQLLRHESPIESRAELLEMPSQGLVLGMFDNTFLTDAVLLLPGDARLFLFTDGITEAHGTTGKMFGVEPVKQLAMDSAAESPAGVVDALMRARCDFLGGSIQATGELADDATLVIIDL
- a CDS encoding laccase domain-containing protein is translated as MNAAPGLLHPFPEWDDRLAAAFTTRDLPPGAQPLDAYDRLNLGFRSGGDADRTAGNWKEVLAACRLEGLPLVLPRMIHGDAWADADVLMDPTPPFHADPNRPFNSDEGNPPSRPGFAAWEPEGCDALAAGVRGRVLAVTMADCLTALVWDPESATIAAVHAGWRGTRARILHKLLRSLTQAGRLKPASTWVAFGPCLRPQSLVVGPEVAAQLDPRFLFPHAGQVHFDMPADNRAQALESGIAPEHIRDLGGDTLSEPGRYFSYRRDGAASGRLAAFICLR